Proteins from a genomic interval of Acanthopagrus latus isolate v.2019 chromosome 7, fAcaLat1.1, whole genome shotgun sequence:
- the LOC119023365 gene encoding protein Ycf2-like isoform X1: MTAKHRKGKSNHKHEDNFFKNEVAESEVRGGANNYTLLLVLFLMIVIGGAAGAWFCFQQHQTLTYLTDNLMGMQMKIVKLQASHEEMRQSNSKHHISESLETRLNTLEESYALAQKQVGMALATAEQLRTSDLPAQVLSLHTEMKTRLAEMQQATVSLEQLSQLQTMLKGKSEEFEGVRIQVESLATLSSELSHKVEELAGSLGEAESKLDERAGHVAALSATLDGQAAEVLTLKQQLETYQARLEASTLEMTTVRELLESEQSQRLQQASLEEQLNTVRQSLQDQSSAARSLTSGLGAQLENMQKQVSQLVGESQPPAEPEDETEEEAAPATEEEAAAATEEEEEEEEATPADLEKEEPNPEEEAEADEGGEAAPVEQEASVTDDAAPAEEVESVQKDQIDQDESGALSEKEEEDPTWTPADEEEVVEEVEEEEMPEEKASEGETVQEEPALEEKLSVEEEASEGEEEQQDVAAEEEADEEEEEEVEPLENDDLTEDE, encoded by the exons ATGACAGCCAAGCATCGGAAAGGGAAGAGCAACCACAAGCACGAAGAcaactttttcaaaaatgagGTCGCGGAGTCGGAAGTTCGCGGCGGAGCGAACAACTACacgctgctgctggttctgttcCTCATGATCGTGATCGGCGGCGCCGCCGGTGCGTGGTTCTGCTTCCAGCAGCACCAAACTTTAACCTACTTGACGGACAATCTCATGGGCATGCAGATGAAAATAGTGAAGCTGCAGGCCTCCCACGAAGAAATGCGACAGTCCAACAGCAAG CATCATATTTCCGAGAGCCTTGAGACCCGCCTGAATACCCTGGAGGAGTCTTACGCACTGGCCCAGAAACAGGTGGGCATGGCGTTGGCTACAGCTGAACAGCTCCGGACGTCTGACCTCCCCGCTCAGGTGCTGTCGCTTCACACTGAGATGAAAACGCGCCTGGCAGAGATGCAGCAAGCCACCGTGTCTCTGGAGCAGCTGAGCCAGCTGCAGACCATGCTGAAGGGGAAGAGCGAGGAGTTCGAGGGGGTCAGGATCCAGGTGGAGAGCCTGGCCACACTGAGCTCCGAGCTGTCCCACAAGGTCGAGGAGCTGGCAGGCAGCCTGGGAGAAGCAGAATCCAAGCTGGACGAGCGAGCCGGACACGTCGCCGCACTGAGTGCCACCCTGGACGGACAGGCCGCCGAGGTGCTCAcgctgaagcagcagctggagaccTACCAGGCCCGGCTCGAGGCCAGCACGCTGGAGATGACTACTGTCAG AGAGTTGCTTGAGAGTGAACAGTCCCAGCGGCTCCAGCAGGCCAgcctggaggagcagctcaaTACGGTACGTCAGAGTCTGCAGGATCAGAGCTCAGCAGCCCGTAGTCTGACCTCTGGCCTCGGGGCTCAGTTGGAGAACATGCAGAAGCAGGTTAGCCAG CTGGTAGGAGAATCTCAACCTCCTGCTGAGCCTGAAGATGAGACCGAGGAAGAGGCAGCTCCCGCAACTGAGGAAGAGGCAGCTGCAgcaactgaagaagaagaagaagaagaagaggcaacTCCTGCAGatttagaaaaagaagaacCTAACccagaagaagaggcagaggcagatgaaggaggagaggcagcTCCTGTCGAGCAGGAGGCCTCTGTGACGGACGACGCTGCTCCCGCAGAGGAGGTCGAGTCAGTCCAGAAGGATCAGATTGATCAAGACGAGTCGGGCGCGTTAtcagaaaaggaagaagaggaccCAACATGGACACCAGCAGACGAAGAAGAAGTagtagaagaagtagaagaagaagagatgccCGAGGAGAAGGCATCTGAAGGAGAGACGGTTCAGGAAGAGCCAGCACTCGAGGAGAAGCTCAGCGTAGAAGAGGAGGCGtcagaaggggaagaagaacaGCAGGACGTGGCAGCtgaagaggaggcagatgaagaagaagaagaagaagtagagcCCTTAGAAAATGATGACTTAACAGAGGACGAAT ag
- the LOC119023365 gene encoding FK506-binding protein 5-like isoform X2: MTAKHRKGKSNHKHEDNFFKNEVAESEVRGGANNYTLLLVLFLMIVIGGAAGAWFCFQQHQTLTYLTDNLMGMQMKIVKLQASHEEMRQSNSKHHISESLETRLNTLEESYALAQKQVGMALATAEQLRTSDLPAQVLSLHTEMKTRLAEMQQATVSLEQLSQLQTMLKGKSEEFEGVRIQVESLATLSSELSHKVEELAGSLGEAESKLDERAGHVAALSATLDGQAAEVLTLKQQLETYQARLEASTLEMTTVRELLESEQSQRLQQASLEEQLNTLVGESQPPAEPEDETEEEAAPATEEEAAAATEEEEEEEEATPADLEKEEPNPEEEAEADEGGEAAPVEQEASVTDDAAPAEEVESVQKDQIDQDESGALSEKEEEDPTWTPADEEEVVEEVEEEEMPEEKASEGETVQEEPALEEKLSVEEEASEGEEEQQDVAAEEEADEEEEEEVEPLENDDLTEDE, from the exons ATGACAGCCAAGCATCGGAAAGGGAAGAGCAACCACAAGCACGAAGAcaactttttcaaaaatgagGTCGCGGAGTCGGAAGTTCGCGGCGGAGCGAACAACTACacgctgctgctggttctgttcCTCATGATCGTGATCGGCGGCGCCGCCGGTGCGTGGTTCTGCTTCCAGCAGCACCAAACTTTAACCTACTTGACGGACAATCTCATGGGCATGCAGATGAAAATAGTGAAGCTGCAGGCCTCCCACGAAGAAATGCGACAGTCCAACAGCAAG CATCATATTTCCGAGAGCCTTGAGACCCGCCTGAATACCCTGGAGGAGTCTTACGCACTGGCCCAGAAACAGGTGGGCATGGCGTTGGCTACAGCTGAACAGCTCCGGACGTCTGACCTCCCCGCTCAGGTGCTGTCGCTTCACACTGAGATGAAAACGCGCCTGGCAGAGATGCAGCAAGCCACCGTGTCTCTGGAGCAGCTGAGCCAGCTGCAGACCATGCTGAAGGGGAAGAGCGAGGAGTTCGAGGGGGTCAGGATCCAGGTGGAGAGCCTGGCCACACTGAGCTCCGAGCTGTCCCACAAGGTCGAGGAGCTGGCAGGCAGCCTGGGAGAAGCAGAATCCAAGCTGGACGAGCGAGCCGGACACGTCGCCGCACTGAGTGCCACCCTGGACGGACAGGCCGCCGAGGTGCTCAcgctgaagcagcagctggagaccTACCAGGCCCGGCTCGAGGCCAGCACGCTGGAGATGACTACTGTCAG AGAGTTGCTTGAGAGTGAACAGTCCCAGCGGCTCCAGCAGGCCAgcctggaggagcagctcaaTACG CTGGTAGGAGAATCTCAACCTCCTGCTGAGCCTGAAGATGAGACCGAGGAAGAGGCAGCTCCCGCAACTGAGGAAGAGGCAGCTGCAgcaactgaagaagaagaagaagaagaagaggcaacTCCTGCAGatttagaaaaagaagaacCTAACccagaagaagaggcagaggcagatgaaggaggagaggcagcTCCTGTCGAGCAGGAGGCCTCTGTGACGGACGACGCTGCTCCCGCAGAGGAGGTCGAGTCAGTCCAGAAGGATCAGATTGATCAAGACGAGTCGGGCGCGTTAtcagaaaaggaagaagaggaccCAACATGGACACCAGCAGACGAAGAAGAAGTagtagaagaagtagaagaagaagagatgccCGAGGAGAAGGCATCTGAAGGAGAGACGGTTCAGGAAGAGCCAGCACTCGAGGAGAAGCTCAGCGTAGAAGAGGAGGCGtcagaaggggaagaagaacaGCAGGACGTGGCAGCtgaagaggaggcagatgaagaagaagaagaagaagtagagcCCTTAGAAAATGATGACTTAACAGAGGACGAAT ag
- the LOC119023385 gene encoding protein phosphatase 1 regulatory subunit 12B-like — translation MQAFVPRSYLTPVRDDEAESQRKAKSRHARQTRRSTQGVTLTDLKEARQTNSLSPQDRRAEDGGTLDERSCVRRGLTDDRRGRIGLTESTETSEISAKWSKLDEQGNIEPRLEILTESPMPNASYAAVAGSCGLSYCSNSFRAFPCRGGGRAMVDR, via the exons ATGCAGGCTTTTGTCCCAAG GTCGTATCTGACCCCGGTCAGGGATGACGAAGCGGAGTCTCAGAGGAAAGCGAAGTCTCGTCACGCCCGACAGACCCGCAGGTCGACACAG GGTGTGACTCTGACAGATCTGAAAGAGGCCAGGCAGACCAACAGCCTGTCTCCTCAGGACAGGCGGGCGGAGGACGGAGGCACCCTGGATGAGAGGTCATGTGTGAGGAGAGGCTTGACAGATGACAGGAGAGGCAGGATCGGCCTGACAGAGTCCACGGAAACAAGCGAGATCAGTGCGAAATGGAGCAAACTGGATGAG CAGGGGAACATTGAACCCAGGTTAGAAATCCTCACTGAGTCTCCAATGCCAAACGCTTCATATGCAGCTGTGGCTGGATCCTGTGGCCTGTCTTACTGCAGCAACTCCTTCAGAG CCTTCCCGTGCAGGGGCGGCGGGCGAGCGATGGTGGACAGATGA
- the LOC119022626 gene encoding protein phosphatase 1 regulatory subunit 12A-like isoform X3, translated as MSSYYPRTKDLTRTRKSLTESPPSSPSPTDKNYRHERLSRYDSSGESATDKPVGRTGSYTRRETRLAALNRQEQDSTAKDYKKMYAEALHENERLKSRLQDSKQELVKIRSQLEKVTQRHDRISERSTALDMEKREKQALEKRVSNMEEEIKDAPLRFRCGYQP; from the exons ATGTCATCCTACTACCCACGCACCAAGGACCTGACTCGCACCAGGAAGTCACTGACTGAGTCACCACCGTCCTCTCCGTCCCCTACAGACAAAAACTACAGA catgaAAGACTGTCAAG GTACGACTCGAGTGGGGAGAGCGCCACGGACAAACCCGTGGGCCGCACCGGCTCGTACACGAGGAGAGAGACGAGGCTCGCCGCTCTGAACCGACAGGAGCAAGACTCCACCGCTAAAGACTACAAGAAG ATGTACGCAGAGGCCTTGCATGAGAACGAGAGGCTCAAGTCCAGGCTGCAGGACAGCAAGCAGGAACTGGTCAAGATCCGTTCCCAGCTGGAGAAAGTCACCcag AGGCACGACAGAATATCAGAGAGATCCACGGCGCTCGATATGGAGAAAAGG GAAAAACAAGCTCTTGAGAAAAGAGTGtcaaacatggaggaggagataaaG GACGCCCCACTGCGGTTCCGCTGTGGGTACCAGCCCTGA
- the LOC119022626 gene encoding protein phosphatase 1 regulatory subunit 12B-like isoform X2 encodes MSSYYPRTKDLTRTRKSLTESPPSSPSPTDKNYRHERLSRYDSSGESATDKPVGRTGSYTRRETRLAALNRQEQDSTAKDYKKMYAEALHENERLKSRLQDSKQELVKIRSQLEKVTQRHDRISERSTALDMEKREKQALEKRVSNMEEEIKQDAPLRFRCGYQP; translated from the exons ATGTCATCCTACTACCCACGCACCAAGGACCTGACTCGCACCAGGAAGTCACTGACTGAGTCACCACCGTCCTCTCCGTCCCCTACAGACAAAAACTACAGA catgaAAGACTGTCAAG GTACGACTCGAGTGGGGAGAGCGCCACGGACAAACCCGTGGGCCGCACCGGCTCGTACACGAGGAGAGAGACGAGGCTCGCCGCTCTGAACCGACAGGAGCAAGACTCCACCGCTAAAGACTACAAGAAG ATGTACGCAGAGGCCTTGCATGAGAACGAGAGGCTCAAGTCCAGGCTGCAGGACAGCAAGCAGGAACTGGTCAAGATCCGTTCCCAGCTGGAGAAAGTCACCcag AGGCACGACAGAATATCAGAGAGATCCACGGCGCTCGATATGGAGAAAAGG GAAAAACAAGCTCTTGAGAAAAGAGTGtcaaacatggaggaggagataaaG CAGGACGCCCCACTGCGGTTCCGCTGTGGGTACCAGCCCTGA
- the LOC119022626 gene encoding protein phosphatase 1 regulatory subunit 12B-like isoform X1 — protein sequence MSSYYPRTKDLTRTRKSLTESPPSSPSPTDKNYRHERLSRYDSSGESATDKPVGRTGSYTRRETRLAALNRQEQDSTAKDYKKMYAEALHENERLKSRLQDSKQELVKIRSQLEKVTQRHDRISERSTALDMEKREKQALEKRVSNMEEEIKILTELKSDNQRLKDENGALIRVISKLSK from the exons ATGTCATCCTACTACCCACGCACCAAGGACCTGACTCGCACCAGGAAGTCACTGACTGAGTCACCACCGTCCTCTCCGTCCCCTACAGACAAAAACTACAGA catgaAAGACTGTCAAG GTACGACTCGAGTGGGGAGAGCGCCACGGACAAACCCGTGGGCCGCACCGGCTCGTACACGAGGAGAGAGACGAGGCTCGCCGCTCTGAACCGACAGGAGCAAGACTCCACCGCTAAAGACTACAAGAAG ATGTACGCAGAGGCCTTGCATGAGAACGAGAGGCTCAAGTCCAGGCTGCAGGACAGCAAGCAGGAACTGGTCAAGATCCGTTCCCAGCTGGAGAAAGTCACCcag AGGCACGACAGAATATCAGAGAGATCCACGGCGCTCGATATGGAGAAAAGG GAAAAACAAGCTCTTGAGAAAAGAGTGtcaaacatggaggaggagataaaG ATCTTAACAGAGCTGAAGTCAGACAACCAGAGGCTGAAGGATGAGAACGGGGCTCTCATCCGGGTCATCAGCAAACTGTCCAAATGA